One window of the Zygotorulaspora mrakii chromosome 6, complete sequence genome contains the following:
- the GPT2 gene encoding bifunctional glycerol-3-phosphate/glycerone-phosphate O-acyltransferase GPT2 (similar to Saccharomyces cerevisiae GPT2 (YKR067W); ancestral locus Anc_5.648) codes for MVEEAGKDTGAGNSGGSGVSAASEAHVPNGAQVYDNPYDGRSYNLKAWLFDVVIFILDTLFTIFFREIKVRGGHNVPPVGTPTILVCAPHANQFIDPSLVMVTTRKLSRYDKSRQVCFVTAESSLKKKFVSLFGVSTGAIPVPRAQDNLQFVDSRIKIYCPDFNDPTLIKGKYEYESDELEGFDKLFKPKSLLGLPNYLGNAQIAEIIDGRTLRIAAPFKFKSNKKIRALLTEGTNFNYAAKIDNSKVFQNVFNHLHTKGCVGIFPEGGSHDRPSLLPIKAGVAIMALGATAADPSMNVAVVPCGLHYFHRDKFRSRAVLEYGEPIIVDGEMGKRYSQNPRETVSDLLQTITKSLYSVTENAPDFETLMTIQAARRLYQPVRSKTALSLVVEVNRRLLFGYSIFKDDPRVVHLKKMVSAYNSTLDSLGLKDHQVEELKTETKDIIRGVFTLVSRIVRLFVFIALSLPGSILFTPIFISCRWYARKKAQDGLKKSLVKIKGTDLLATWKLLFALVFAPILYITYSLLLVFLYVRNNRWIIRMWVPSNNIFIQFFYFYALLVLTTYSSLKTGEIGMDLFKSLPPLFITLIYPGKKISQLKSMRKQLSAEVTGVCTELGPKVFPNFKSLVKDEYEKEEASKSHDINPAFRYTLSMASQELHESQVPKERSRSSSTSSSEYSASNSLSKVNSRGSLTDIPIFADGRQPSSESDDEIDLTTEDNDGSKISSMIRSKWEHEKND; via the coding sequence ATGGTAGAAGAGGCCGGCAAAGATACAGGTGCTGGCAACAGCGGTGGGAGCGGGGTAAGCGCCGCTAGCGAGGCCCATGTTCCAAATGGCGCCCAGGTGTACGATAATCCATACGACGGCAGGAGTTATAATCTAAAGGCGTGGCTGTTTGATGTTGTTATTTTTATTCTGGACACTCTGttcaccatttttttcagagaaATAAAGGTCCGCGGTGGGCACAATGTCCCGCCAGTGGGCACACCGACTATACTGGTTTGCGCTCCGCATGCAAACCAGTTTATCGATCCATCGTTGGTTATGGTGACCACGAGAAAGCTCTCGCGGTACGACAAATCGCGACAGGTGTGTTTTGTGACAGCTGAGTCCAGTCTTAAGAAGAAGTTTGTGTCACTTTTCGGTGTTTCCACGGGCGCCATACCTGTGCCAAGAGCCCAGGATAACTTGCAGTTCGTTGATTCGCGTATTAAAATCTACTGCCCTGATTTCAACGATCCCACGCTGATCAAGGGAAAGTATGAATATGAGTCTGACGAGCTGGAGGGCTTCGACAAGTTGTTCAAGCCTAAATCTTTACTTGGTTTACCAAATTATCTTGGTAATGCTCAGATAGCTGAAATTATTGATGGTCGGACCCTCAGAATTGCAGCTCCCTTCAAgttcaaatcaaataaaaagatAAGAGCTCTATTGACGGAGGGAACGAATTTCAACTATGCTGCAAAGATCGACAATTCGAAGGTTTTCCAGAACGTTTTCAACCATTTGCATACAAAGGGCTGCGTAGGTATATTTCCCGAAGGGGGCTCTCACGATAGGCCATCGTTACTTCCAATAAAAGCGGGTGTCGCAATAATGGCTCTTGGCGCAACTGCAGCTGATCCGTCGATGAATGTTGCGGTTGTTCCATGTGGGTTACACTATTTTCACAGGGATAAATTCAGATCGAGGGCTGTATTGGAATACGGCGAACCGATAATCGTTGATGGTGAAATGGGTAAGCGGTACTCGCAAAATCCACGTGAAACTGTTTCTGATTTATTGCAAACTATAACGAAATCTCTCTACTCTGTGACTGAAAATGCTCCAGACTTTGAGACCTTGATGACCATTCAAGCTGCGAGAAGACTTTATCAACCTGTGAGAAGTAAAACGGCTTTATCATTGGTTGTAGAAGTCAATAGAAGATTATTATTTGGTTATTCTATATTTAAGGATGATCCAAGAGTTGTccatctgaaaaaaatggtttcTGCCTATAACAGTACTTTGGACTCACTAGGGCTAAAAGACCATCAGGTCGAAGAACTGAAAACCGAAACAAAAGATATTATAAGAGGTGTGTTCACATTAGTGTCAAGGATCGTAAGACTGTTTGTTTTCATAGCTCTCTCGCTCCCCGGATCTATACTTTTCACTCCCATTTTCATATCATGCCGCTGGTACGCTAGGAAGAAGGCTCAGGATggcttgaaaaaatcattggTCAAGATTAAGGGTACAGATTTACTTGCTACCTGGAAATTATTATTCGCTTTGGTATTCGCTCCCATCCTTTACATTACTTATTCTCTGCTTCTTGTATTCCTATATGTGAGAAACAATAGATGGATTATAAGGATGTGGGTTCCTTCAAACAACATATTCattcagtttttttatttctatgCTTTATTGGTTTTGACAACTTATTCAAGCTTGAAAACTGGCGAAATAGGTATGGATCTTTTTAAGTCATTACCACCACTCTTTATCACTCTAATTTATCCtggtaaaaaaataagtCAGTTGAAAAGTATGCGTAAGCAGTTGAGTGCAGAAGTAACTGGTGTTTGTACCGAATTGGGTCCGAAAGTTTTCCctaatttcaaaagcctTGTTAAAGATGAATACGAAAAAGAGGAAGCTAGCAAATCACACGATATAAATCCTGCCTTCAGATACACCCTATCCATGGCATCACAGGAACTACATGAATCACAGGTACCGAAGGAACGTAGCCGTTCAAGTTCTACCAGTTCAAGTGAATATTCTGCATCTAATTCTCTATCAAAAGTTAATTCTAGGGGTTCTCTCACGGATATTCCTATATTTGCCGATGGTAGACAGCCAAGCAGTGAGTCTGATGACGAGATTGATTTAACAACCGAGGACAATGATGgttcaaaaatatcttcCATGATCAGATCAAAGTGGGAAcacgaaaaaaatgactaA
- the BET3 gene encoding TRAPP complex core subunit BET3 (similar to Saccharomyces cerevisiae BET3 (YKR068C); ancestral locus Anc_5.649), translating to MSSKSSGSAQLRSLKIMGEDVWKNRTEKVNAELFTLTYGSIVSQLCIDYQRDFQKVNKQLFSMGYNIGVRLIEDFLAKTALPRCENMVKTSEAISKCAFKIFLNMTPQVTNFSPEKDAFSLIIDENPLSDFVELPMDAMKQLWYSNILCGVLKGALQMVQLECDVWFISDVLKGDAHTELRIKLNKVLKDEIPIGED from the coding sequence ATGTCTAGTAAATCATCAGGATCAGCACAGCTGAGGTCTCTCAAGATTATGGGAGAGGACGTGTGGAAAAATAGAACAGAGAAGGTTAACGCAGAACTCTTTACTTTAACATACGGTTCCATTGTATCACAACTTTGCATAGACTATCAACGAGATTTCCAAAAAGTTAACAAACAGTTATTTAGTATGGGTTATAATATAGGAGTAAGATTAATTGAAGATTTCTTAGCAAAAACAGCATTGCCTCGTTGTGAAAATATGGTGAAAACGAGTGAAGCCATAAGTAAATGtgcattcaaaatttttcttaaTATGACACCACAAGTAACTAATTTTTCACCTGAAAAAGATGCATTTTCTCTCatcattgatgaaaatcCACTGAGCGATTTTGTTGAATTACCTATGGATGCAATGAAACAATTGTGGTACTCTAATATTTTATGTGGAGTATTGAAGGGTGCATTGCAAATGGTTCAACTAGAGTGTGATGTATGGTTCATATCAGACGTGTTAAAGGGTGATGCGCATACTGAGTTAAGAATAAAACTAAACAAGGTTTTGAAGGATGAAATACCCATTGGTGAagattga
- a CDS encoding uncharacterized protein (similar to Saccharomyces cerevisiae YKR070W; ancestral locus Anc_5.652), translated as MLFKRFLQHSAKKIGFAFDIDGVLLRSKNPIAGAGEALRTLNKNKIPYILLTNGGGQLEEERAAFISKVLEVPISPLQVVLSHSPYKALVGKYDRILAVGTPSVRRVAKHYGFKDVVHLSDIVRYNRDITPFSGLSDKQLLEYSEDIPDIDRKRFDAVLVFNDPHDWAADIQIISDALNSEDGMLNTLRKETSCKPSIPIYFSNRDFLWANNYSLNRFGQGAFRSLVRQLYCEMNNKLPLEDFTIGKPTKLTYDFAHHILIDWNQKLVTGNIEGEKQDLPTLGVEPEQSPFDEVFMVGDNPASDIIGAQEYGWKSCLVRTGVYKDDTSRLGSVKPTMIVDNVYEAVKSVLESNRVTE; from the coding sequence atgcttttcaaaaggttttTACAGCACAGTGCCAAAAAGATTGGATTTGCCTTCGATATTGATGGTGTTTTATTGAGAAGTAAAAATCCAATCGCTGGTGCCGGCGAGGCACTAAGAACActgaacaaaaataaaatccCGTATATCCTGTTGACTAACGGTGGCGGACAATTAGAGGAGGAGCGTGCTGCTTTCATTTCCAAGGTATTGGAAGTGCCAATTTCTCCATTGCAAGTCGTACTAAGTCATTCTCCTTATAAGGCGCTGGTCGGTAAATATGATAGAATTCTTGCCGTGGGAACTCCTTCGGTAAGACGAGTAGCCAAACACTATGGTTTTAAGGACGTTGTCCATTTGTCAGACATAGTGAGGTACAACAGAGATATTACACCTTTCAGTGGGTTAAGCGATAAGCAGTTACTTGAATATTCCGAGGATATTCCCGACATTgacagaaaaagatttgatgCAGTCTTAGTATTCAATGACCCTCATGATTGGGCTGCTGACATCCAAATCATTTCAGATGCCCTCAATAGCGAAGATGGAATGCTCAACACTCTAAGGAAAGAAACCTCATGTAAGCCTTCGATACCAATTTATTTCTCTAACAGAGATTTTCTGTGGGCCAATAATTACTCTCTAAATAGATTTGGTCAGGGTGCATTCCGTTCACTAGTAAGACAATTGTACTGTGAGATGAATAACAAACTGCCTCTAGAAGATTTCACCATTGGTAAACCAACGAAGTTGACGTATGATTTTGCCCATCACATTCTGATAGATTGGAACCAGAAGCTGGTCACCGGGAATATTGAGGGTGAAAAGCAAGATTTACCAACTTTAGGTGTAGAACCCGAACAGTCACCATTCGATGAAGTGTTCATGGTCGGCGATAATCCAGCAAGTGACATTATCGGAGCTCAGGAATACGGTTGGAAGAGTTGTCTCGTTAGAACAGGTGTTTATAAAGACGACACTTCAAGGTTGGGTAGCGTGAAGCCAACAATGATTGTCGATAACGTATACGAAGCTGTAAAGTCTGTGTTGGAGAGTAACAGAGTAACAGAGTAA
- the ETT1 gene encoding Ett1p (similar to Saccharomyces cerevisiae YOR051C; ancestral locus Anc_5.650) — protein sequence MAKRALGLGQKSKEKKRKLEEKQATDSRDATPGADQLSVEMDENADLDNEFSQLKGLWKTYFASDRESEMVLNGIVHECDRLLRQSSEDAAVKASLSGEFHSIYALALSELTIFKAGEDGDSKDEKLVKGFFDNALERCELGQSSFPDSALLNLVKAKIIIQRIPLEYISQLNVKSTGKRFDVDLDDQLEIAKKNFNIYDDDLQLSSEVLQMLDDLLDIVENFGHEDDIDEGLDSDDEEELEKIELSPSHPLFKLQKSVPENYKWLREQMIQLLQHIKEKDSKLYHDTARSIGHLYLKFAEEPSSEFMRLQYGDEEEDPKKQSASKDCINAQRNALKYTKEALKYLEKGKISDEPETWVEVAEAYISLGNLYDYQSKDQEHAYSVAETILKKANKASHGKFQDILDNLLDKE from the coding sequence ATGGCAAAGAGAGCTTTGGGATTGGGTCAGAAGAGCaaggagaagaagagaaagttGGAGGAAAAGCAGGCAACGGACTCCAGGGATGCAACACCGGGTGCGGATCAACTGAGTGTTGAAATGGACGAAAATGCCGACTTGGATAATGAGTTTTCTCAGCTGAAGGGCCTGTGGAAGACGTATTTTGCCTCTGATAGGGAGAGTGAGATGGTCTTGAATGGTATCGTCCACGAATGTGACAGATTGTTGCGCCAGTCGAGTGAGGATGCGGCCGTAAAGGCATCATTGAGCGGTGAGTTTCACTCGATTTACGCCCTAGCGTTGTCTGAATTAACTATTTTCAAAGCCGGTGAGGATGGCGACTCgaaggatgaaaaattggtaaaAGGATTTTTCGATAATGCTCTGGAGAGATGTGAACTGGGGCAGAGCAGTTTCCCAGATTCGGCATTATTGAATCTCGTCAAGGCAAAGATTATTATCCAGAGGATACCCTTGGAATACATATCTCAATTGAATGTGAAGAGTACTGGCAAGAGGTTTGACGTAGATCTTGATGACCAATTGGAAATTGCAAAGAAGAACTTCAATATttacgatgatgatttgCAATTATCGTCTGAGGTGTTGCAAATGCTAGATGATTTATTGGATATTGTAGAAAACTTCGGCCACGAGGATGATATCGATGAAGGTTTGGACAGTGACGACGAAGAGGagttggaaaaaattgaattatCTCCATCTCACCCCTTGTTtaaattgcaaaaatcCGTTCCGGAGAATTACAAATGGCTAAGAGAACAGATGATCCAATTATTACAACATATTAAAGAAAAGGACTCCAAGTTGTACCACGACACTGCCAGATCCATCGGGCACCTATATTTAAAATTTGCTGAAGAACCGTCCAGTGAATTCATGCGTTTGCAATAtggtgatgaagaggaagatcCAAAGAAGCAATCAGCCAGTAAAGACTGCATCAATGCTCAACGAAATGCTTTAAAATATACAAAAGAGGCCCTGAAATATTTAGAAAAGGGGAAAATATCAGACGAACCGGAAACATGGGTTGAAGTAGCAGAAGCCTACATCAGTCTGGGTAATTTGTACGATTATCAATCAAAGGATCAAGAACACGCCTACAGCGTCGCCGAGACAATCCTGAAAAAGGCTAACAAAGCTTCACATGGTAAATTCCAAGACATCCTCGACAATTTGCTGGACAAGGAATAG
- the TMC1 gene encoding Tmc1p (similar to Saccharomyces cerevisiae YOR052C; ancestral locus Anc_5.653), which translates to MTDTNIDEFRIGGDMKEGEGVLERSSVANHDEGSFVNKEEHLGSNGDYGCDSSRGGGNSPKEGTANSSRVTKKSSKKKKNTCYFSKCNNPASKFIGDCNFCKGHYCSKHRLMENHACEGLTSCKEDMHKRNADKLAAEQTRVPKIQI; encoded by the coding sequence ATGACAGACACAAACATTGATGAGTTTAGAATAGGTGGCGATATGAAAGAAGGAGAGGGAGTTTTAGAGAGATCTTCAGTAGCGAACCACGATGAGGGAAGTTTTGTGAATAAAGAGGAACACTTGGGATCAAATGGTGATTATGGTTGTGACAGTAGCCGCGGTGGCGGTAATAGCCCTAAGGAGGGAACGGCAAATAGTAGCCGAGTTACTAAGAAATCttccaagaagaagaaaaatacatgctatttttcaaagtgtAATAATCCAGCTTCAAAGTTTATAGGTGACTGCAACTTTTGCAAAGGTCATTACTGTTCAAAGCATAGACTGATGGAAAATCATGCTTGTGAAGGGCTAACATCCTGCAAGGAGGACATGCATAAAAGAAATGCTGATAAATTGGCGGCGGAACAAACAAGGGTTCcaaagattcaaatttaa
- the MET1 gene encoding uroporphyrinogen-III C-methyltransferase (similar to Saccharomyces cerevisiae MET1 (YKR069W); ancestral locus Anc_5.651), translating to MSVSPMIVAADCTGQVTLVVGTNAIGVTRGRINGILKAGASAVVVNPSDGHVKGLLGQFGKHELFQLVNRKFELSDLTRLGRPVVAKVVDRVFVNLAMDQWPLAKDIYDQCVKLRIPVNTLQRPEYSTFHLLSTYTDPKGSGLQIAVTTNGQGCLLANRIKREIVSSLPGNISEVVSNMGSLRNHIINEDQKLLLQQHYQSTSELAVAENGWYGLADDGWESHKLNTLVHEFDMTEREQKLKRTRWLSQVMEYYPLSKLADLSLEELENKDIAVLKNKATGKAEGQQKGQATDIGMRSNDRDQKSVSLLETQSAENIKNSQQEKGSISLVGSGPGSISMLTLGALQEIKRADLILADKLVPQAVLDLIPSTTETFIARKFPGNAERAQEELLEKGLAGLENGLKVVRLKQGDPFIFGRGGEEYSFFTQHGYQPIVLPGLSSSLASTVVSNIPATQRDVADQVLICTGTGRKGALPVIPEYVPTRTTIFLMALHRAVVLIEALDQHNWDLNTPAAIIERASCKDQRVTRTLLKYVPEVVEEIGSRPPGLLVVGKAVTALLSKNASSFDDSNKYSVEEGYQTFSIDSSLIV from the coding sequence ATGTCCGTGTCACCAATGATAGTGGCCGCTGATTGCACCGGGCAAGTTACGTTGGTGGTAGGCACAAACGCAATTGGCGTTACTCGTGGAAGAATCAATGGTATCTTGAAAGCGGGAGCATCTGCGGTGGTCGTCAATCCGAGTGATGGACATGTGAAAGGGCTTCTGGGTCAATTTGGCAAGCATGAGTTGTTCCAGCTCGTCAACAGAAAATTCGAATTGTCTGACCTGACCAGACTGGGGCGTCCAGTGGTGGCTAAAGTAGTCGACAGGGTTTTTGTTAACTTGGCAATGGACCAATGGCCCTTGGCCAAGGATATATACGATCAATGTGTCAAGTTGAGAATTCCTGTCAATACACTGCAAAGACCAGAGTACTCAACTTTCCATTTGCTTTCTACGTATACGGATCCAAAGGGGAGCGGGCTGCAGATAGCTGTGACTACCAACGGCCAAGGTTGTCTTCTGGCCAACCGGATCAAGAGGGAAATTGTGTCTTCCCTGCCTGGTAATATTTCAGAAGTGGTGTCAAATATGGGTAGTTTGCGTAACCACATCATCAACGAAGACCAGAAATTGCTTCTACAACAGCACTATCAAAGCACCAGTGAGCTGGCTGTGGCCGAAAATGGGTGGTATGGACTGGCTGATGACGGTTGGGAAAGCCATAAACTTAACACATTGGTCCATGAGTTTGATATGACAGAAAGAGAGCAAAAGCTCAAGAGAACAAGGTGGCTTTCACAAGTTATGGAGTATTACCCATTGAGTAAACTAGCTGATCTTTCTTTGGAGGAGCTGGAGAATAAAGATATCGCTGtcttgaaaaacaaagcgACAGGCAAGGCAGAAGGCCAGCAAAAAGGTCAGGCAACTGACATAGGCATGAGAAGCAATGATAGAGACCAGAAGTCTGTCTCTTTGTTAGAAACACAATCCGCagaaaacatcaaaaattcgcaacaagaaaaaggcTCTATATCCCTGGTTGGCAGCGGTCCGGGGTCAATTTCTATGCTTACTCTTGGTGCACTTCAAGAGATCAAACGTGCTGATTTAATTCTGGCGGATAAATTGGTTCCGCAAGCCGTTCTTGATTTGATTCCCAGTACAACAGAGACTTTCATCGCACGCAAATTTCCAGGGAACGCTGAAAGAGCGCAGGAAGAACTATTGGAGAAGGGTCTTGCAGGTCTTGAAAATGGATTAAAAGTTGTACGATTGAAGCAAGGTGATCCGTTTATCTTTGGTCGCGGTGGTGAAGAATACTCGTTTTTCACCCAACACGGCTACCAACCTATAGTGCTACCAGGATTAAGTTCCTCCTTGGCATCTACGGTGGTATCAAACATACCCGCAACGCAAAGAGATGTCGCAGATCAAGTACTAATCTGCACTGGTACTGGTAGGAAAGGTGCTTTGCCGGTTATCCCGGAATATGTTCCCACAAGAACAACAATTTTCTTGATGGCTTTACATAGGGCTGTTGTACTTATAGAGGCATTGGACCAACACAACTGGGACTTAAACACTCCAGCTGCAATAATTGAGAGGGCTTCCTGTAAAGATCAAAGAGTAACAAGAACACTACTGAAATATGTTCCCGAGGTTGTAGAAGAGATTGGTTCAAGACCCCCAGGACTATTAGTTGTCGGAAAGGCTGTTACTGcattattatcaaaaaacgCATCTTCATTCGACGACTCGAACAAATATTCTGTCGAAGAAGGCTATCAAACCTTCAGCATTGACTCCAGTTTGATCGTGtaa